Proteins encoded by one window of Myripristis murdjan chromosome 1, fMyrMur1.1, whole genome shotgun sequence:
- the LOC115366352 gene encoding ecto-ADP-ribosyltransferase 5-like — MAMMAVVAAVIMTYGVVKNAAELGLNDYLSLDMAPNSVDDMYAGCKDKMEIRVKTRYLETEKNKDRNFTQAWAEAERYYNRKWRKWKKGKRPSTALAKEQVMAVFVYTLDKPKVYLDFNNAVRTQKSKYKTMFRYHTLHFYLTDAIQTLNTRKPEAERCLTSYRRVNSYFSKENVLNKMIRFGSFTSSSLGWYPSTSRFGDKSCFEIFTCLGADVSLYSKLGESEREVLIPPYEVFKVTRIKTRSQDKSLSCETVYKVKSTGKSLSNLNCALF, encoded by the exons ATGGCAATGATGGCAGTTGTGGCAGCAGTCATAATGACCTATGGAGTGGTgaag AACGCTGCTGAATTGGGACTGAATGATTATCTTTCATTGGACATGGCTCCTAATTCTGTCGACGACATGTACGCTGGCTGCAAAGACAAAATGGAGATCAGAGTGAAGACACGATACCTGGAGAcggagaaaaacaaagacagaaatttcACACAGGCCTGGGCTGAAGCAGAGAGATACTACAACCGGAAATGGAGGAAGTGGAAAAAGGGGAAGAGACCTTCCACTGCGCTGGCTAAAGAACAAGTTatggctgtttttgtttatacgcTTGACAAACCAAAAGTCTACCTTGATTTCAACAACGCAGTCCGAACCCAGAAATCTAAGTACAAGACCATGTTCAGGTATCACACTCTCCATTTTTACCTGACCGATGCCATTCAAACACTCAACACTCGCAAACCGGAAGCAGAAAGATGTCTGACCAGCTACCGCAGAGTGAACAGCTACTTCAGCAAAGAAAATGTTCTCAATAAGATGATTCGCTTTGGATCTTTCACCTCCAGTTCTTTGGGTTGGTACCCCAGCACGAGCAGATTTGGAGACAAGTCCTGCTTTGAGATCTTCACATGCCTCGGAGCAGATGTCTCGCTGTACTCCAAACTCggggagtcagagagagaggtgctGATTCCTCCTTATGAAGTGTTTAAAGTCACCAGGATCAAGACGAGATCCCAGGACAAGAGTCTGTCCTGTGAGACTGTCTACAAAGTGAAGAGCACAGGCAAAAGCCTTTCCAACCTCAACTGTGCTCTCTTCTGA
- the ftr84 gene encoding tripartite motif-containing protein 16, whose product MAESSFPLPPDAYPCPLCTDALRDPVTIPCGDTYCLECIKIYWDQFDHIGVYGCPQCRASFTPRPVLRRNLPDVQHEHRRHLPELTPFPHLHRDSLCDFCVGRRKKAVKSCLMCLAYYCETHVKPHYESSTFKRHKLVDETGHLDRKICPQHEKGLELFCRSDQMCICVLCTVREHRSHNIISAEEERTEKQKVLVVTQSEVQHIIQERMKELQELRHNVDVLKSCAQRAQTDSDKTFHEMLQAVERWHAEINQMIKANMQAAMSQAEGYVERLEQEILELQRRDAELRQILETEDNIHFLQNFPTLCVRPEPMVPKVLINPQFSFGEMSKTASDMKEHVDDICKKELSKIAKTVSETPVYILLPRNGDKRLKVPSRADFQEPKTRADFLRYSCKLSFDPNTVYKELVLSDGNQKVTRKKTVQFYPDHPERFDGFSQVLCREPLSGFRFYWEAEWSGEFSIGVAYRSISRKGKNSHSLLGYNDKSWSLLCSDSGYSAWYNKQDQELPGAPRATRIGVYLDYAGNTVAFYSVSETMELIHRFKAQFTEPLLAGFGVGSSVTLCQVKHNPLPY is encoded by the exons ATGGCTGAGTCCAGTTTCCCTCTTCCACCAGATGCTTACCCCTGCCCACTGTGTACAGATGCCCTGAGAGACCCGGTCACCATCCCTTGTGGTGACACCTACTGCCTAGAGTGCATCAAGATCTACTGGGACCAGTTTGACCACATCGGGGTGTACGGTTGCCCTCAGTGCCGTGCGTCCTTCACACCGCGGCCTGTCCTGAGGCGTAACCTGCCTGACGTCCAACATGAGCATAGGCGCCACCTGCCAGAGCTCACCCCGTTCCCCCACCTGCACCGAGACTCCCTCTGCGATTTCTGCGTCGGCCGTCGCAAAAAGGCCGTGAAGTCGTGCCTCATGTGCCTGGCGTACTACTGCGAGACGCACGTCAAGCCACATTACGAGTCATCCACTTTCAAGAGGCACAAGCTGGTGGATGAGACGGGTCACCTGGACAGGAAGATCTGTCCTCAGCATGAGAAAGGCCTGGAGCTGTTCTGCCGCTCCGACCagatgtgtatctgtgtgctgtGCACGGTCAGAGAGCACCGCAGCCACAACATTATCTCAGCAGAGGAAGAGCGCACTGAGAAACAA aaAGTCTTGGTGGTGACCCAGTCTGAAGTCCAGCACATCATTCAGGAGAGGatgaaggagctgcaggagctcagGCATAATGTCGATGTCCTCAAG AGTTGTGCCCAGCGAGCGCAGACCGACAGTGACAAGACCTTCCATGAAATGCTCCAGGCGGTGGAGCGCTGGCACGCCGAAATCAACCAGATGATAAAAGCCAACATGCAGGCAGCCATGTCGCAGGCCGAGGGCTACGTGGAGCGTCTGGAGCAGGAGATACTGGAGCTGCAGCGCAGAGATGCAGAGCTGCGGCAGATCCTCGAAACGGAGGACAACATTCACTTTCTGCAG AACTTCCCTACACTGTGCGTTCGTCCTGAGCCCATGGTGCCCAAGGTGCTCATCAACCCCCAGTTCTCCTTTGGAGAGATGAGCAAGACAGCCTCAGACATGAAGGAGCATGTAGACGACATCTGTAAGAAGGAACTGAGCAAGATCGCAAAGAcag TCAGTGAAACACCTGTGTACATACTTTTGCCAAGAAATGGAGACAAGCGGCTTAAAG TTCCCTCCAGAGCAGATTTTCAGGAGCCAAAAACCAGAGCAGACTTCTTGAGAT ACTCCTGTAAGTTGTCGTTCGACCCAAACACCGTCTATAAAGAGCTGGTCCTGTCAGATGGGAACCAGAAGGTGACCCGAAAGAAAACGGTCCAGTTTTACCCCGATCACCCTGAACGCTTCGACGGCTTCTCCCAGGTGCTGTGCAGGGAGCCTCTGAGTGGGTTCAGGTTTTACTGGGAGGCTGAGTGGAGCGGGGAGTTTTCCATCGGCGTGGCCTACAGGAGCATCAGTCGCAAGGGGAAGAACTCTCACAGCCTGCTGGGCTACAATGACAAGTCGTGGAGCCTCCTCTGCTCAGACTCGGGATACTCTGCCTGGTACAACAAACAAGACCAGGAACTGCCTGGTGCACCGAGGGCCACGCGGATCGGTGTGTACCTGGACTATGCTGGCAACACCGTGGCCTTTTACTCAGTATCAGAGACTATGGAGCTTATCCACAGGTTCAAAGCCCAGTTCACTGAGCCCTTGTTGGCTGGTTTTGGTGTGGGCTCCTCAGTTACCCTCTGCCAGGTGAAACACAATCCCCTGCCTTACTGA